The genomic DNA GTCGATGAATCTTACTTGCTTGATTTGGAACGAGAGGCCTTTTTAAGCCTTGTCGGGGAACCGAAGTCACAACAAAGAATGCAGCACATGCTGATGAAAGGCAAACCGTTGCGAAACTAAGAAAGAGGTGAATTAAATGAATGAAGCGGTAATTGTTGCTGGTGCAAGAACACCGGTTGGTAAGGCTCATAAGGGTCACTTTGCCAACAAGCGACCTGATGATTTAGGGGCGGAGACAGTTAAGGAAACTTTGCGCCGCTCAGGTTTCGAAGGTCATATTGACGATGTCATTATTGGGTGTTCCATGCCTGAAGCTGAACAAGGTCAAAACATGGGACGTTTGATTGCAGGGCTGGCGGGACTATCTCAGGAAACCCCAGGTGTGACGGTGAACCGGTATTGTTCCTCAGGTTTGCAAACCATTGCTAATGCTGCCGAACGGATTATGCTTGGAAATGCTGAAGCGATCATTGCCGGCGGAGCTGAATCGATGAGCATGGTACCAATGGGCGGTCATGTGATCAAGCCGAATGCAGCGCTCGTTGAATCAGCACCAGAATATTACATGAATATGGGCCATACTGCTGAACAAGTTGCACAAAAATATGGTGTTACCCGTGAAGATCAGGATGCTTTTGCCTTACGTAGTCACAACCGGGCCGCTCAAGCTATGAGTGAAGGCAAATTTGATGATGAAGTGATGCCTATTGAAGTGATCCAACGGAGCCTTGCGGGTGATAATCGTGTGCAAGAAGAATCAATCATGGTGTCGCAGGATGAAGGCGTGCGACCCAATACGTCACTTGAGGTTCTGGGGAAATTAAATCCTGCCTTTCAAAGAAACGGGAGCGTTACAGCTGGTAACGCTTCACAAACAAGCGATGGAGCAGCTTCTGTTCTAGTCATGGATCGCGAGAAGGCAAAAAGTGAGGGATTACAGTCCATAGCAAAATTCCGGTCATTTGCAGTTGCGGGAGTCCCGCCTGAAATTATGGGTATCGGACCAGTGCAAGCCGTTCCAAAGGCCTTGGAACAAGCAGGCATCAGCTTAGCCGACATTGGTGTGATTGAATTAAATGAAGCCTTTGCCTCACAATCCTTACAAGTGATTCGTGAACTCGGGTTGAATGAGGAGATCGTTAATATTAACGGAGGGGCCATTGCCTTAGGTCATCCCCTTGGATGTACGGGGACCAAGTTGACACTCACATGCTTGCACGAGATGAAACGTCGCGGTGAGCAGTTTGGCCTTGTCACTATGTGTATTGGTGGCGGTATGGGCGCCGCAGGGGTTTTTGAATTAATTGATTAATAGGGGGAATAGATTATGAGTCAGAAAACGGAAAATGTACAAAAAGGCGGAGCTTTTTTAATTGATGGTATCACGCCAGAACAGTTATATACACCTGAGGATATGACAGATGAACAAAAATTGATGGCAAAAACCACCGAAGATTTTATTAAGAAAGAAGTGCTTCCCCATAAAGAAAAACTTGAACAAAAAGATTTTGACTTGACCCAGGATCTTTTAAAGAAGGCAGGGGAACTGGGACTGCTTGGTGCAGACATCCCTGAGCCATACGGAGGATTAGGTCTAGATAAAATTAGTTCGGCCCTAATTACTGAAAAGTTTTCATTAGCTAATGCATTTTCGCTAAGCTATGGTGCCCATGTCGGGATTGGTTCACTGCCGATTGTGCTGTTCGGCACTGAAGAGCAGAAGAAGAAATATCTGCCTGATTTAGCGACAGGAGAGAAATTTGCTGCTTATGCCCTCACCGAACCAGGATCAGGATCAGATGCTTTAGGAGCGAAAACAACAGCTGTTTTAAATGAGGAAGGAACCCACTATATCCTTAACGGGGAAAAACAATGGATTACTAACTCGGCGTTTGCGGATGTGTTTGTTGTTTATGCCAAGATAGACGGTGAACATTTTTCAGCTTTCATTGTTGATAGGGACCTTCCTGGCCTATCAACAGGCCCTGAAGAAAAGAAAATGGGTATTCAAGCCTCGTCAACAAGGACGTTAATATTAGAAGATGTGGCTGTCCCGGTGGAAAATCTCCTAGGAGAAGCGGGAAAAGGCCATAAAATTGCCTTTAATATCCTTAATATTGGACGCTACAAGCTAGCTGTCGGACTCGTAGGTGCACTTAAGCGTGGTCTTGAAGTATCTGTAAAGTATGTCAATGAGAGAAAACAGTTTAATACACCGATTTCCCAGTTCTCGTTAACCAAACGGAAGTTAGCTGACATGGCGATTAAAACCTTTGCCACGGAAACATCAGTATATCGAACGGTCGGCATGTTCTCAGACCGGCTGGATGGATTAGACAATGAACAACTTAAAGACGGGAAAGGTATGGCGGCTGCTATTGCGGAATATGCGTTGGAGTGTTCACTTAATAAAGTTTTCTCGTCCGAAGCACTGGATTATGTTGTCGATGAAGCGGTCCAGCTTCATGGTGGTTATGGATTCATGGCGGAATATGAAGTTGAAAGAATGTATCGGGACTCAAGGATTAACCGTATCTTTGAGGGAACGAATGAAATTAATCGGTTTCTTGTCCCGCAGACATTATTGCGTAAAGCTATGAAGGGTGAACTACCTTTAATGGAAAAAGCTCAAACACTTCAGGAAGAGTTAATGATGCTGAAACCTGAGGAACCCGGTGATCAGCAGCTTGAGAAAGAATACTACCTTTTGGATCAGGCTAAGAAGATCTTCCTCATGGTTGCCGGTATGGGTGTTCAAAAGTATGGAAAATCTCTGGAAAACGAGCAAGAATTACTTGTGAATGTCGCGGATATTGTTAACAATATTTATACTATGGAGGCTGCCATTGTCCGGACGCAAAAAGCGATAGACCATGGAAGCGCCTATGAACAAAAGATGCTAATGACAGAAGTCTTCTGTCAAGAAGCATTCCAAGACATTGAAGCTTACGCAAAAGAATCATTATTAATGCTTGAAACTGGTGATGGGCTTCGTATGATGCTGTCAGCTTTGCGGAAATTAACACGATTCACACCTGAGAATGTTATAGCGAAAAAACGGCAAATTTCTGAGAAAGTCATCAGCGAAGAAAGTTACGTGGTGTAATGAATATTTAAATAACTGCACCCCCTTACTATATATACACATTCCTTAATTATGACGGCTGCCAAATGGCAGGCGTCTTTTTTTTGACAGCAGGAAATCTCAGAAGTTTCGAACTAAAATGTAAATGGGAGAAGGAATGTCATTAGAGTTTCTTGAAATCGTTAGATGGATGCCTATAATATAAAGAACATGATATAATAAATAAAAAATGGAGGAATCTGAAATGAGCGATATTATCCGGGAGATTGAGATGGGTGATTACACAGTCACCTTAAAAGAAAAGAATAATAATCATTATGTCGCCCGTTTAGTTTCGGGAAATCAAGGTGGTATTCTGGAACTGGAGAAACTTGATAGTGGTCATATGCGTGTTAAGGAACTAGATCTTGGCAGTGTTGAAATTTCAACCGAACACCTAGCCCTCATGCTAATCTTGATCGGCTCTGATGCTGATGTTGTTAATCAGATCAATCGTATCCAGAACATACGAAGCGATTTCAATTAAGTTTATAAACGAGGTGAATGTGATGACATTATCGGTATACAGTTATCCCCCTTGCGGTACCTGCCGCAAAGCCAAACAATGGCTTGATAGCCATCAAATAGATTATGAAGAAATACATATTGTCGATTCACCGCCAACAAAGGAAGAACTGAGGCATTTTTTTCAAGTCAGCGGTTTGCCTTTGCGGAAGTTTTTTAATACAAGCGGCCGCAGGTACAGAGAATTAGGATTGAAGGATCAAATGAAAACATCAACCGAAGATGAATTGTTGGACTGGTTAGCTTCTGACGGTATGTTAATCAAACGCCCGATCATCACCGATGGCGAACATGTCACTGTTGGATTTCAGGAAGATACCTTCCAACAGACGTGGATTTGACCAGAACATTTGCGGTTGATCGGATTCTATAATATGATATGACTGTTGAAATAGATAGGAACTGATAAGCATAGGAGGTTTATTATGGAAACACCTGAAGAACTGCTCTATTCCGAAGAACATGAATGGGTCAAGCAAGAAGGCGACCATGTTAGGATTGGTATCACGGCATTTGCCCAAGATGAACTTGGGGATATTGTTTTTGTAGAATTGCCTGAAGAAGGCGATGAAATTGGAGCGGACGAGCCTTTCGGCAGTGTCGAATCCGTTAAAACGGTTTCCGAATTATACGCTCCAGTAACCGGTAAAGTGATCGAAGTTAATGAAGAACTTGAAGATTCCCCTGAATTTGTGAATGAATCCCCTTATGATAAGGCATGGATGATTCTTGTTGAACCAAGTGATCGTTCAGAACTCGATGATTTACTTTCCGCTGAAGAATATAAAAAAATGACAGACGAGGAATAGGCTCGTGACAAGCCTGCAGATGTAAAGACTGCAGGCTTTTATTTCATAATCATAGCTTGAAAGTTGTGACACTTATGCCTCTCGAAGAAATGACGTCTGACTCATTAAAGTGTACCGAAGAACAAACGCTACCATTATTGTTTGAAACACCTTTCTGTCAAACGTGTCAGTTAGCAAAAAAAATGATTGGATTGACCGAGCAAGCCTTATCAAGGAAGGTGACGACCTATGTCTGCCGGGCGTCAGAATGGGAAGCACTTGTTAATGAATGGAAAATTGAAAGTGTGCCTTGCTTAGTTTTTGTCAGAAATCATCAATTCATCAAAAAAGTATATGCCATTGAATCTGTGACAAAACTTTACCAACTTTACGAACAATATATCGGTGAATCCTGTGAAAACGGTAAAAGATAACATTACATGGGATGAGCATTACAATTATTAAAAGATCAGCTGCCTTTGTTAACAAATTGTATATTTATTAATCGCTTATAGATGGTATAAAGGAACAAGAGGAATTAAAGAGAAGAATGTTAGTCTAGTTGCGAGGTGGAAACCAGTGGAAGCAACAAATATGAATACATCGATAACAAAGGCAGCTTCAGACCACCATAGTTTGGAAGATCAAGTTAAAACGGTCCAACATGGTGATGAATACTTAAGAAATTCCATGATTCATGCTTATCAACCCTTTATAAAAAAAGTCGTTTCAAAAGTTTGTAATAGATTTATTGACCATACGATGGATGAATATAGTATTGGTATGTTCGCTTTTAATGAAGCGATTAACCAATACGAAAAAAGCCAAGG from Tuberibacillus sp. Marseille-P3662 includes the following:
- a CDS encoding acetyl-CoA C-acetyltransferase, which encodes MNEAVIVAGARTPVGKAHKGHFANKRPDDLGAETVKETLRRSGFEGHIDDVIIGCSMPEAEQGQNMGRLIAGLAGLSQETPGVTVNRYCSSGLQTIANAAERIMLGNAEAIIAGGAESMSMVPMGGHVIKPNAALVESAPEYYMNMGHTAEQVAQKYGVTREDQDAFALRSHNRAAQAMSEGKFDDEVMPIEVIQRSLAGDNRVQEESIMVSQDEGVRPNTSLEVLGKLNPAFQRNGSVTAGNASQTSDGAASVLVMDREKAKSEGLQSIAKFRSFAVAGVPPEIMGIGPVQAVPKALEQAGISLADIGVIELNEAFASQSLQVIRELGLNEEIVNINGGAIALGHPLGCTGTKLTLTCLHEMKRRGEQFGLVTMCIGGGMGAAGVFELID
- a CDS encoding acyl-CoA dehydrogenase family protein, with the protein product MSQKTENVQKGGAFLIDGITPEQLYTPEDMTDEQKLMAKTTEDFIKKEVLPHKEKLEQKDFDLTQDLLKKAGELGLLGADIPEPYGGLGLDKISSALITEKFSLANAFSLSYGAHVGIGSLPIVLFGTEEQKKKYLPDLATGEKFAAYALTEPGSGSDALGAKTTAVLNEEGTHYILNGEKQWITNSAFADVFVVYAKIDGEHFSAFIVDRDLPGLSTGPEEKKMGIQASSTRTLILEDVAVPVENLLGEAGKGHKIAFNILNIGRYKLAVGLVGALKRGLEVSVKYVNERKQFNTPISQFSLTKRKLADMAIKTFATETSVYRTVGMFSDRLDGLDNEQLKDGKGMAAAIAEYALECSLNKVFSSEALDYVVDEAVQLHGGYGFMAEYEVERMYRDSRINRIFEGTNEINRFLVPQTLLRKAMKGELPLMEKAQTLQEELMMLKPEEPGDQQLEKEYYLLDQAKKIFLMVAGMGVQKYGKSLENEQELLVNVADIVNNIYTMEAAIVRTQKAIDHGSAYEQKMLMTEVFCQEAFQDIEAYAKESLLMLETGDGLRMMLSALRKLTRFTPENVIAKKRQISEKVISEESYVV
- a CDS encoding arsenate reductase family protein, with product MTLSVYSYPPCGTCRKAKQWLDSHQIDYEEIHIVDSPPTKEELRHFFQVSGLPLRKFFNTSGRRYRELGLKDQMKTSTEDELLDWLASDGMLIKRPIITDGEHVTVGFQEDTFQQTWI
- the gcvH gene encoding glycine cleavage system protein GcvH, whose amino-acid sequence is METPEELLYSEEHEWVKQEGDHVRIGITAFAQDELGDIVFVELPEEGDEIGADEPFGSVESVKTVSELYAPVTGKVIEVNEELEDSPEFVNESPYDKAWMILVEPSDRSELDDLLSAEEYKKMTDEE
- a CDS encoding thioredoxin domain-containing protein; the protein is MPLEEMTSDSLKCTEEQTLPLLFETPFCQTCQLAKKMIGLTEQALSRKVTTYVCRASEWEALVNEWKIESVPCLVFVRNHQFIKKVYAIESVTKLYQLYEQYIGESCENGKR